The region AAGAGGCAAGAAATgtattctcccctagagcctgtggAGGGGTGGTGGCCTTGCTTACAACTCAGTGTTGACTCAGTGGAACTGATTTCAGACATCAGGCCTCTAGAACGGGGAGAGaataagtttttgtttgtttaatctaaCAAGTGTGTAGTCATTTGTTACAGCTGTCACAAGAAACTCATACAGCACAGTAGGCTGTAAAGTTGGAGGTGCAGCTGAGACTGTCTGGTTCCAAGTGACTGGCAGTGCTGGGTGAAATTCATCCCCAGATAAACTGCATGAAAACAAAATGCTATAGGTGTCCACCACTTAGTTGCTGAAAATCACTGAACATCTCTTTTCTGACAGAATGTTTCTGCATAATCCAAAGACTTTTAGGAAGTGAGTAGGGCAGGGCAACAAGCAAATATTCAAGTTTGGGGCTGCTGTTGATGGTAGTTGTAAGGATTAGTGGcaacatttttcacttttatattgGCCAGCAGAAAGCTAGTCTCACCATCTGACGTATAGGCAAATCTGTTGGGAGTTGGGTAGCAATTTTCAGACGTTATTTTCAACATACCCTAGCATAATCACTTCAATTGTAAAATTAATGCTTGAACATACATAAACAAGAGTGAGTTTTGTGATATATTTAATAGGAGGCAGGtgtttttctataaaaatgaaaaatgccacTACTAATACTTACAACTACCATCAACAGCAGCTCCAAACTTGAATAGGATGCTGTTGTATCAACCACAGGTGGCTCAGCAACCATGGTCCGAAGATGCAAATGCATGATGCTCTAATGACCTCCTTTTGGgattctgcagatggtgactgcagccatgaaatttaaagacgctttcctgtggtcatgtatggatgtgagagttggactgtgaaaaaggctgagcgccgaagaattgatgcttttgaactgtggtgttggagaagactcttgagagtccctgggactgcaaggagatccaaccagtccattctgaaggagatcagccctgggatttctttggaaggaatgatgctaaagctgaagctccagtactttggccacctcatgtgaagagttgactcattggaaaagactctgatgctgggagagattgggagcaggaggagaaggggatgaccgaggatgagatggctggatggcatcacggactcgatggacgtgagtctgagtgaactccgggagatggtgatggacagggtggcctggcatgctgcgattcatggggtcgcaaagagtcggacacaactgagtgactgaactactccttggaaggaaagttatgaccaacttagacagcatatcaaaaagcagagacattactttgccaacaaatgtccatctagtcgaggctatggtttttctagtagtcatgtatagatgtgagttagactataaggaaagctgagcgccaaagaattgatgcttttgaactgtggtgttggagaagactcgagagacccttggactgcaaggagatccaaccagtccatcctagagtaaatcagtgctgaatattcattggaaggactgatctgaagttgaaactccaatcctttggccacctgatgcaaagaactgactcactggaaaagaccctgatgctgggaaagattgaaggtgggaagacaaggggatgacagaggatgagatggttggatggcatcaccgactcagtggagatgagtttgagtaaattcatgcagtccatggggtggcaaagagttggacatgactgagcgactgaactgaactgaactgttgggaCTCTTGCAGTTGGAATATGAGATGAATTGGATAAGTAGGTGCCGTAGACACTCTTGTTTATGTCATCTGGTTGCCCACCAAGTCCTACTTGAACCAACTACTGCCACAGCTTCCCAGTTTTCTTATGGGGACCACCAAGCTGCCTTGGAGGATCTGCTGGGATTTCACTTCCTTGGGTGTCTCTTGCTCAGCCCTCTGCCTCCTTGCTTTCAagcaatggaaagaaaaaacCAGTTCAGCCCCACCCAGACCACAGCTGTCAATGGCAAACTGCCTCCCCATGGATTACTCTGGCGCACTGAAACCGGTAGGCACACTAGTTAATTTCAACTTTCTGTGACCACACACTcagttctctttttctcccagACCTAAATTTTGACCATACAACCTTTAGCTCTGTTCACCTCAACtcaccaccaggctcctttggaCTGGGTTAACCTGAATCCCTCCATGGACATAATAGCCCTCAAAGGGGCCTTGACAAGAATGAGAGTCAAGATTACTAATTTACCAACAAGATTTAATGAAACCCCTCAGCAACCCATAAGCACTTTACCAAAACCCGTAGGAAACTCAGTTCTCACAGGATCCCTGTGAGGTCATTATTAGAGTGTCTTTGGCCACAGTGGTCCAGAATCAAGGCCAACAGAAGCAGTAAAGATCATGCCCACAGCACCGTCCTATCATGGGTTGGAGGGATCACCACCCTTAAGAAAATTTACCAAGATAGTAATTTTCCCATCTCCGTACTTTGTTAGTTATTGTCCTCCATTTGCTAAGGTTTATCCTTTCAACTCCTTTGCTGATTAAATCACTGAAGAGTAGATACTGGTAAGAATAGGCACCATCCACAGACTGCAGACAAAACTCCTTCCTGTTATTGATGATGAACCATTTCAGAGAAGACCAGGCTGAGTCTAAAGGGTTCAGGTAATTGTAAGGAGAAGGCAGAGTGAGTAGTTTATGGCCATAGGACTTGGCTACCTCAGGACAACATGTGACACTTGTTAAGTTGACCACCGAGGGGACATGGGCCTGGGCCTCAGTCTCTTTGCCCTCCTTCGGCCTCGTCTCGTCCTGCCGCCTTCTCTCTTTGACCACAACGGCGCACTTGCCATAGGCCTTCTTTACCACATCACAGAACTCAAAGAAGAGGTTGTCTTCCTGTTTGATGCATAACTCATCCCTTAGGAACATTCGATATTTCCACGGCACCCATCCTTGACTACCACCAGCGTGCACAACACACCAGGTTGGAGTTGGCATGTAATAACCATCACTAAAATCTTCCCCAGTTACAAGACTCTCAGGGATATCAGTTTCCCCAAAATATACTGTTGTAAACCCATCGTATTGCAGTGTTCTCAGTGTTTGCAAATACTGGAGACATTGCTTCTTCTTGATGCTATTGAATAGATTTCTGGTAATGATGTTTCTCAAAAGAGGTTTTGCAAAGTGAGGCATGGGAGGTCTTCAAGTGTTTTTCAAAACTTGCCTGTCTCCCTCTGGCCAGAGAAGGATGATGACCTCATAAAGGGCTTTCTTACAGCTGAGCTGGTCCCATGGATACACTTGGGATTTTAAAGCATCATGGAACACAATGAGAATAATTCCTGTCTGGCTTCTATGATACGGGAATGGGAACTGCTAGCCATCCATGACGGTACATCACATCTGCAGTAGGTCTGGAGGGAGACTCACGGTTGTGTTAGTTTGCTAAGGTTGCATAACAAAATagctgaaattaatttttttgcagttctgaaggctggaagttcaagatcaaggtatcAGCAGGTCTGGTTTCACCTGAGAcctttctccttggcttgcacATGGCCACCTTCTTGTTGTGTTCTTATTTGGACTTTCCACCTGTCTCTGTCCTAATCTCCTCTCCTTATAAGGTCACCAGTTCTTTGGGATTAGGGTCCATCCCTTGAACATCATTTtaccttaatcacctctttaaagaccctatctccaaatatagtcacattctgaggtgctgggagTCAGGGCTTCAACAAGAGATTTGGGGGAGACACAGTTCAGTCCCTGACAGCAACCTGTTAACAGTGATGAGCCAAGTTCCTGACTCATTTCCACGTGGGTCATGAgggtcatatttttatttattcgtTCATCCattctgagcacctactatgtagcaGGCACTGGGCCAGCTCCCAGTGGCACAGTCATGACACGTCTAGTAAGGCCTGAACACGCATATGGTTTCTGTCCAtgtaaatagcagagacattactttgcccacaaaggtccccatagtcaaagctatggcttttccagtagtcacacatggatgtgagagtcgaaccaaaaagaaagctgagtgccgaagcattgatgcttttgaactgtggtgttggagaagactcttgagagtcccttggattgcaagatcaaaccagtcaatcctaaaggaaatcaaccctgaatattcattggaaggactgatactaaagctgaaactccaatactctggcccctgatgcaaagagccaactcattggaaa is a window of Ovis aries strain OAR_USU_Benz2616 breed Rambouillet chromosome 1, ARS-UI_Ramb_v3.0, whole genome shotgun sequence DNA encoding:
- the C1H21orf140 gene encoding uncharacterized protein C21orf140 homolog; its protein translation is MPHFAKPLLRNIITRNLFNSIKKKQCLQYLQTLRTLQYDGFTTVYFGETDIPESLVTGEDFSDGYYMPTPTWCVVHAGGSQGWVPWKYRMFLRDELCIKQEDNLFFEFCDVVKKAYGKCAVVVKERRRQDETRPKEGKETEAQAHVPSVVNLTSVTCCPEVAKSYGHKLLTLPSPYNYLNPLDSAWSSLKWFIINNRKEFCLQSVDGAYSYQYLLFSDLISKGVERINLSKWRTITNKVRRWENYYLGKFS